The Belonocnema kinseyi isolate 2016_QV_RU_SX_M_011 chromosome 1, B_treatae_v1, whole genome shotgun sequence genomic interval GTTAGAAATACTCAAAAAGTGTAAATACTTCGCGAAACATTTAACGTTTTTAATGATAGTTATCCTtcgcaacaaaaaaagaaaaaaaaaaaaataactagagGCTGAGTTAGGCAAATACTAGCCAGGTAACCTAACCTGTCAAACTTTCGAATGCTCGCGCGTTGTACGCGTATCCGTGCGATTAGAACCACTCGACGCTGTACTCATGACAAGTCAAGCGTGTACTACCTACTTTTACCCAGTATTTAAgcatgatttaataaaaattcagagtgTTGAAAACAAAGCGACGTACATCCGGTGTACGCACGCACGCGTCGGTATTGCGACAGTTCAGTGCTTACGGTCTTTCCGTTACTGGCTTGTGCGATCGCGTTTGCGGTgactttatcaatttttttttctcttttcgctCGCGTAATGGTAAATCCGGAAACTATGGCCACCGGTCCGAACGTCGAGATAAATCTGGGTCAAGAACTCCTCAGGGCTTTTGAGCAGTTGGGCGCGAATCAGGGCGAATGCGTTGATTCTTATCGAGTTCCAAAAATTCCACCGTTCTTTCGTAATGATCCATCGTTATGGTTCATGCAAGTCGAGGCGTCATGTCGCGCACTAGTCTCAGGCCAAGCCACTATGGCTGATTGCATTATTTCGCATCTCGACAGCGACGTCATTGCCCACGTCAAGGACATACTAACGGCCTCACCGGCTCCCGCGGATATTTACGATCAAATTAAACATAGGATCGTTTCAGGATTCGCCGAATCCGCCGAGACTCGCTTCCGTCGACTTCTTAAGGGCGAAGTGTCCTTCGAAGGAAAACCATCCGTTCTTTTAAATCGTTTGTGCAGCTACAATGATGGAGGCTGCACTGAAGAAGTCAtgaaaactattttcatgaaCAACCTTCCGAAGCACGTTACAGCCATTCTGGCAGGCAACGAAACTGCTGATCTGCAAACCTTGGCCCGTCTAGCCGACAACATTGTAGTGGCCGTTCCAACTCCGCCCATGTCGCAATTTAACACAGCCGCGATTACGAAAGAAACCCCTTCGGAAACGTCCGACGCCAAACTTGACTGGCTTGTTAAcgaatttaagcaattaaaaagcCAGGTATCAAAACTGCAATCAAATTGGTCACGAAACCCATCGCGTTCGGATTCGCAGAACAGGGGCAATCGCAATCGATCTCAAAGCAGGGACGGGACAAAGTTCTGCTTTTATCACAAGCGGTACGGAAGCAAAGCAAAAAGCTATAGACAACCGTGCTCGTGGATTCAGAAATCGAGCCCGGAAAACTAAGGGAGTCCCCCCGCGTGGAGACCGTCGGGTCAGGCAAAATTTCTAAACGTCTCCATATCCGCGATCGCAACAGCGGACTTATCTTCTTAATAGATACAGGCTCTGATCTCTCGTTATTGCCGGcagataaaaaagcaaaaaaccaACCCAACGACGGTACCTTGTTCGCGGCAAATGATACTCGTATTTCCACATTCAGTGAAAAGCGAATCCAGCTGAACATCAGCCTTCGTCGGGACTTTACATAGAACTTCCGCGTGGCTGAAGTCCCTTACCCAATCATCGTTGCCGACTTCTTAGCGCATTATCGCCTCGTCCCATTC includes:
- the LOC117179759 gene encoding uncharacterized protein LOC117179759, whose translation is MVNPETMATGPNVEINLGQELLRAFEQLGANQGECVDSYRVPKIPPFFRNDPSLWFMQVEASCRALVSGQATMADCIISHLDSDVIAHVKDILTASPAPADIYDQIKHRIVSGFAESAETRFRRLLKGEVSFEGKPSVLLNRLCSYNDGGCTEEVMKTIFMNNLPKHVTAILAGNETADLQTLARLADNIVVAVPTPPMSQFNTAAITKETPSETSDAKLDWLVNEFKQLKSQVSKLQSNWSRNPSRSDSQNRGNRNRSQSRDGTKFCFYHKRYGSKAKSYRQPCSWIQKSSPEN